The following coding sequences are from one Plasmodium gaboni strain SY75 chromosome 10, whole genome shotgun sequence window:
- a CDS encoding putative membrane protein (conserved Plasmodium membrane protein, unknown function), translated as MNEDLKLGSVVWPNFSSPFSLSCYAVNENCNTLAVGSYEGSIILFRIDENKIEYVDNKIKKDIIGEGYIKKDDEYDDKSDNKISESFSSSTNHMVDDHYNDKENKKEESLNMDNNKIGDNINDSDQNVNTEKISNNDNIKNNNNNMNNSNYNSNHNSNYNSNYKKFVKKKKKRFCNRINLLPYNILLNNSNNTCNNSILQLCYGLTCCSLIECVSKEVLISLHLDNIIYFWSIDEGRCFKVLKNFDFIIYNLRILPDRRFLLISGEKKVLVVDIWANTDKEIIAELNIDPYQNKQNKYNKKEKNPNQNDTKEEEDYYIGDINDKYYSSSYGSDDNNIYNMNNMYDYLNNNMSSDPQENNIYINNKNKNMAYNKFDLDKDINNNIHEDTMKLKNIFGVANRYNNDNNNNINNNNNNNNNNYNMKGQNYKRKNIIHTSDLKLCSIATGVVPYLKEDNQRSVIQCFKLLKRKLFSMNDKKEKDMNDNSVKKSYEKLFEDLYIGNNNNDNNMSNNNNILNDDYLKLKDKEVNDRLNNLFYCPVLISASLNNGDVICWDLTDFLNYYKCKCRFVIRTEKTELELYNEMIEDISENCIYDELIKTRISSTNDINLKENEKYIKGKEDIYKKYMGIYNIDPIHIANLNEFEKKTLEIATNAYSSQIAIIDNYIILLQKTRLIIYERKCVSSLNNVSDMSTNISSNMSSYFVPLMDLFCPDYEETQKRTSHNTHWVGIQVIRRPIWKFSSGIFQMMGFKKKSYNIMQKLSKNICGSIIAWTNEGNFYTYTLPLKFSSLFLSFQSNIKSFFLTKVSKDLLGSFNSAVPLIIYRENVMKSDERVKDSVDSMNNKNKENFEIKISESADMNLYSNKIYSSEYIKRLNNSNEELIDNRIKKRNIERRKYKKNENIKFICDDEKKNVIFEDYKNYKYNPIEKHSKCKEDFFFFFVNKNYRRRIIVYEYLYNIWYKTSKIEKVWLLPKKKNIERVIHMIRSKDRYTINRKDANINEYDDKNCMEKEKTKNLNDNINEYDLNINNMNNNNNNNNNSNSSSCDMKKSEGSICSYVIAHHNLNIYIIISYTNGSVTSTLINSYNNKLNKEKVIRNLYIPKKMYNRYNKDMFITTLYYENNFLIGGSNHGDIFIWKLINFSLVKILKNCHLSYVCSIHKVVKENYISNNLKKKKDISDTCFVTNNKKKKKDEHDKDKKKEENFEEIIKEDMSNFKKMEQDHWILTCDSSNNIMLLNLNPIYYDKNRFHFFCQNDPYKICITTDEEIEKYKNNKYMYFFKKKENQKKKKIKEEKKKIIYNYVHSLLRRSSHIGKENKNIYNLLNILKHKKSIGMKLLQKGNYDDYYYNMFVGRKQMQVCSLNNYEEQQKYSFDIYKNIYKSVNKMKGIQKGSIRMCSNKMNDEKCGEKCGEKYDKYETYDDQSDHEHLLKNEEESYSDNNDNHIKYNTKKKKKKKGIKPYIYNKEYYIIKKEKELKNMTSVCFHCTCRKLEKKNEINYKLINNIYINTYSSLLYIILLNNYIYIYNYNTGQFIRSIYDSEFMHLTNFSYDQCYLKLGINITHLNILNTIKIKDVNRLENYNIIDDGYTTDDMEEDNYYDYNFDGNISERNYKYNLVNNVNNNNLRYSQNDYIFNKNKDSNINYLSSSSSSYMSSSSSYSSSFSSTYSTSICSPSILNSSIENVGKMKVSFDLSFKDNINEEKNLKVKKETNLKRENKIYRYNFENNNICKYTVKTQIPIISFVLFRDSNLSKKSLPLTKLLYHFFMPKNCIQVCKELYPFLINFPSIPFSLCIHGKESSFSFVIPMSTQIYYFSRMHSMKCKRNDTDVYITLGSKRKERYILNEKRKKEKFFYDSLNLEYDNPYNKKFKKKYFLSDILKKKYIYLDVMIGSLKKKAFNDFREFSKYKNWTKQASVNNNLSNYYLEGDKTKQNKEINRDVTKSNGNDNNSVDIRQSKMIANNVGDYKEGAQGMNKYENDDERESYILRNNNVYNCMYYNDKKSNNINKNNHGDDNINRNNHGNDNINGNNDGNDNINRNNHGDDNINRNNDGNDNINRNNDDDDACMDNTTNKDEELIKSDEKNKKVERNIERDGFTKRRIERDGFTKRRNYNILHYNYYKDIRINRKNSNISPKWVLKYLDDELSNYSSDKSSIGLYIKKGNYINNNNINRKKVKMMKKKKSSVYLNKINSNIPNNKCDDISYSLTNNNKLEKLKERGRKKYKRNIQKNKEIFFYNNSIEIYCNSVYIKTLYICFILRFLELWKSWYKIKYNEDVINNFNEYIIDNLPGGIDINLFLLSYISMYPYDKSIRLELQNYMYRILRNISDKLLDKYTKTCTEILRINNKKKRIIEKNIDEISLYDTSGTYIISIIIPKIGCLYLYPFIYADEISLTLLLLLLLVKSEYLTSCKTFYTNASMITLIIHHICYYIFVDTKYFLEKNIKFNKFKLFHFIHLLSLSFSITWDLQMLIQKGIFTNNMKNVSNVTFNLCLKKEDFIFNERLVNENYYKALKDYYVHAEINIDKNDNKILNNSLREINLKNYLEDYLEYINNVSDIELDKMEGNESNQNNINSNNNMNSNNNMINSFDNNFSYISNEEKYNIRNKSYELLKITNLMDTNGSSNNNNNNNNNNNNNNNNNNNNNNNNNNNNNNNNNNNNSNNSGYVSRFHKKYSLVDKKNKNVDDNNNNDNIKRDTSYITFYDNSYNKLDTYDIYGHINKYNENTNIHLNKYDIGDNKHDYITNKYEEKKNKKKALFSKHYNNENLKHSDNNMENDISIYRINEHNYINICHFILNIFELYTLSLNNISFLKILINIGRLEPFLFLKTLHYITGNMHKKVSSINKILFLLIILIKNYKCIFIWYMNIIIDILLNSLDPSNNVRILCLKLSTSLIYTLVKYYNICSFNKFTQKLAVANNINKCIYLYDLKSAKKLKIFQGHKKYIDCIKFNTNGTALASYSKLDLSFKLWNCTNVGLFSGFLKIQSKCARDIQLSKIKSSYLYLSDSYIDITYKKKNEWILKREDNAIYLIYI; from the exons ATGAATGAAGATTTAAAATTAGGGTCTGTGGTTTGGCCTAATTTTTCTTCTCCTTTTAGTTTATCATGTTATGCTGTAAATGAAAATTGTAATACATTAGCTGTTGGTAGTTATGAGGGTAgtataattttatttagGATAGATGAGAATAAAATTGAATATgttgataataaaataaaaaaagatataatcGGAGAAGGttatataaagaaagatgatgaatatgatgataagagtgataataaaattagTGAAAGTTTTAGTAGTAGTACTAATCATATGGTTGATGATcattataatgataaagaaaataaaaaagagGAATCATTAAATAtggataataataaaattggtgataatataaatgatagTGATCAAAATGTTAATACTGAAAAGATAAgtaataatgataatatcaaaaataataataataatatgaataatagtaattataatagtaatcataatagtaattataatagtaattataaaaaatttgttaagaaaaaaaaaaaacgaTTTTGTAACCGAATTAATTTATTAccttataatattttattaaataatagtaataatacATGCAATAATAGCATATTACAATTATGTTACGGCTTAACATGTTGTTCTTTAATTGAATGTGTATCTAAAGAAGTATTGATATCATTACATctagataatataatatatttctgGTCAATTGATGAAGGTAGATGTTTTAAAGTTTTAAAAAACTTtgattttattatttataatttaagAATATTACCAGATAGAagatttttattaattagTGGAGAGAAAAAAGTTCTTGTTGTTGATATATGGGCTAATACAGACAAGGAAATAATAGCAGAGCTAAATATTGATCCTTATCAGAATAAAcagaataaatataataagaaagAGAAGAACCCAAATCAAAATGATAcaaaagaagaagaagattattatattggtgatattaatgataaatattattcGTCATCCTATGGATcagatgataataatatatacaatatgaataatatgtatgattatttaaataataatatgtcATCTGATCCtcaagaaaataatatctatattaataataaaaataaaaatatggCATATAATAAGTTCGATCTAgataaagatataaataataatattcatgAGGACACTATGAAAttgaagaatatatttGGAGTTGCCAATCGATACAACAACgacaacaacaacaacatcaacaataataataataataataataataattataatatgaaagGTCAAAATTATAAACGAAAGAATATCATTCATACGTCCGATTTAAAATTATGCTCTATAGCTACGGGTGTTGTTCCTTATTTAAAGGAAGATAATCAAAGGTCGGTTATACAAtgttttaaattattaaaacgtaaattatttagtatgaatgataaaaaggaaaaggATATGAATGATAATAGTGTGAAGAAAAGTTATGAGAAATTATTTGAAGATCTTTACATAGgcaataataataatgataataatatgagtaataataataatatattaaatgatgattatttaaaattaaaagataaagaaGTTAATGATCGTTTAAATAATCTATTTTATTGCCCAGTTTTAATTTCTGCTTCTTTAAATAACGGAGATGTTATATGTTGGGATTTGACtgattttttaaattattataaatgtaaatgTCGTTTTGTTATTAGAACAGAAAAAACAGAATtagaattatataatgaaatgATAGAAGATATATCTGaaaattgtatatatgatgaattaataaaaacaCGTATTAGTTCAACTAATgatattaatttaaaagaaaatgagaaatatataaaaggtaaagaagatatatataaaaaatatatgggtatatataatatagatCCAATACATATAGCtaatttaaatgaattcgaaaaaaaaacattaGAAATAGCTACCAATGCATATTCGAGTCAAATAGCTATAAtagataattatattattttattacaaaaaacaagattaattatttatgaAAGAAAATGTGTATCATCTTTAAATAATGTATCTGATATGTCAACAAATATTTCGTCAAATATGTCTTCATATTTTGTCCCCTTGATGGATTTATTCTGTCCAGATTATGAAGAAACACAAAAGAGGACATCACATAATACTCACTGGGTTGGAATCCAGGTTATTCGTAGGCCTATATGGAAGTTTTCATCAg GTATCTTCCAAATGATGGgctttaaaaaaaagtcTTACAACATTATGCAGAAATTATCTAAGAATATATGTGGATCAATTATTGCTTGGACAAATGAAGGAAATTTCTACACATACACCTTACCATTAAAATTTTCGAGTCTGTTTTTATCGTTTCAGTCGAATATAAAATCTTTCTTTTTGACAAAGGTGTCAAAGGATTTGTTAGGTTCCTTTAATAGTGCCGTTCCTTTGATTATTTATCGTGAGAATGTTATGAAAAGTGATGAAAGAGTAAAAGATAGTGTAGATTCTATgaataataagaataaagaaaatttcGAGATTAAAATTAGTGAGAGTGCTGATATGAACCTATATAGTAATAAGATATATTCCTCggaatatataaaaaggtTGAATAACTCGAATGAAGAATTAATAGATAatagaattaaaaaaagaaatattgaaagaaggaaatataaaaagaatgagaatataaaatttatatgtgaTGATGAAAAGAAGAATGTTATTTTTGAggattataaaaattataaatataatcCTATTGAGAAACATTCTAAATGTAAAGAAgattttttctttttttttgtaaataaaaattatagaCGTAGAATAATAgtatatgaatatttatataatatatggTATAAGACATCAAAAATAGAAAAGGTGTGGTTGTTGCCtaagaagaaaaatatagaaCGGGTTATTCATATGATCAGAAGTAAAGATAGATATACTATTAATAGAAAGGATGctaatataaatgaatatgatGATAAGAATTGTATGGAGAAGGAAAAGacaaaaaatttaaatgataatataaatgaatatgatttaaatataaataacatGAACAACaataacaacaataataataatagtaatagtTCCTCTTGTGATATGAAAAAAAGTGAAGGTAGTATTTGCTCTTATGTTATAGCACatcataatttaaatatatatattattatcagCTATACTAACGGCTCTGTTACGAGCACATTAATAaattcttataataataaactGAATAAAGAAAAGGTGATTCgtaatttatatattccaaaaaaaatgtataataGATATAATAAGGATATGTTTATTACAACACTATATTATGagaataattttttaatagGTGGTAGTAATCATGGAGATATCTTTATATGGAAgttaataaatttttctCTTGTTAagattttaaaaaattgtCATTTGTCTTATGTATGTAGTATTCATAAAGTtgtaaaagaaaattatatttctaataatttaaaaaagaaaaaagatATTTCTGATACTTGTTTTgttacaaataataaaaaaaagaaaaaagatgaacatgataaagataaaaagaaagaagaaaattttgaagaaataattaaagaagatatgagtaattttaaaaaaatggaaCAAGATCATTGGATATTAACTTGTGatagtagtaataatatcatgttattaaatttaaatcctatatattatgataaaaatcgattccattttttttgtcaAAATGATCCATATAAAATATGCATAACAACTGATGaagaaatagaaaaatataaaaataacaaatatatgtatttttttaaaaaaaaagaaaatcaaaaaaaaaaaaaaatcaaagaagaaaaaaaaaaaattatttataattatgtacATAGTTTATTAAGAAGGTCAAGTCATATTGGaaaggaaaataaaaatatatataatttattgaacatattaaaacataaaaaaagtatagGCATGAAATTATTGCAGAAAGGAAATTATgatgattattattataatatgtttgTTGGTAGGAAACAAATGCAGGTTTGttctttaaataattatgaagagcaacaaaaatattcttttgatatatataagaatatatataaaagtgttaataaaatgaaagGGATACAAAAGGGTAGCATAAGAATGTGTAGTAATAAAATGAACGATGAAAAATGTGGTGAAAAATGTGGTGAAAAATATGACAAGTATGAAACATATGATGACCAAAGTGATCATGAACATCTTctaaaaaatgaagaagaaagTTATAGTGATAACAATGATAAtcatattaaatataatacaaagaagaaaaaaaaaaaaaaaggaataaaaccatatatttataataaagaatattatattataaaaaaagaaaaagaattaaaaaatatgacAAGTGTCTGTTTCCATTGTACATGTCgaaaattagaaaaaaaaaatgaaataaattacaaactaataaataatatatatataaatacatattcatctttgttatatataatattgttaaataattatatatatatatataattataatacTGGTCAATTTATAAGATCTATATATGATTCAGAATTTATGCATTTAActaatttttcatatgaTCAGTGTTACTTAAAATTAGGTATTAATATAAcacatttaaatattttgaatacgattaaaataaaagatgTGAATAGACTTGagaattataatataatagaTGATGGATATACGACGGATGATATGGAAGaagataattattatgattataattttgatGGTAATATATCAGAAAGgaattataaatataatcttgtgaataatgtaaataataataatttaagaTATTCAcaaaatgattatatttttaataagaataaagatagtaatataaattatttatcatcatcatcatcatcttATATGTCATCGTCTTCATCTTATTCGTCATCCTTTTCATCTACTTATTCTACTTCGATTTGCTCTCCATCCATTTTAAATAGTTCTATAGAAAATGTTGGAAAAATGAAAGTATCGTTCGACTTATCAtttaaagataatataaatgaagaaaagAATTTAAAGGTTAAAAAGGAAACTAATTTAAAACGTgagaataaaatatatagatataattttgagaataacaatatttgtaaatataCAGTAAAAACACAAATACCTATAATAAgttttgttttatttagAGATAGTAATCTATCCAAGAAATCTTTACCAttaacaaaattattatatcatttttttatgcCTAAAAATTGTATACAAGTATGTAAAGAGTTATATccatttttaattaattttcCTTCTATACCATTTTCTTTATGTATTCATGGTAAGGAATCTTCTTTTAGTTTTGTTATTCCTATGTCTACAcagatatattatttttctaGGATGCATTCAATGAAATGTAAAAGGAATGACACAGATGTATATATAACTCTTGGTAGTAAACGTAAAgaaagatatatattaaatgagaaaagaaaaaaagaaaagtttttttatgattctttaaatttagaatatgataatccatataataaaaagttcaaaaaaaaatacttCCTTAGTGATATATTGAAAAAGaagtatatttatttggATGTAATGATTGGAAGTCTGAAGAAAAAAGCTTTTAATGATTTTAGAGAATTTTCAAAGTATAAAAATTGGACCAAACAAGCAAgtgtaaataataatttgtCTAATTATTATCTTGAGGGGGataaaacaaaacaaaataaagaaataaacAGAGATGTAACAAAAAGTAATGgtaatgataataatagtgTTGATATAAGACAAAGTAAAATGATAGCTAATAATGTGGGTGATTATAAAGAGGGTGCCCAAGGaatgaataaatatgagaatgatgatgaacgagaatcttatatattaagaaataataatgtatataattgtatgtattataatgataaaaaaagtaataatataaataaaaataatcatggtgatgataatataaatagaaataatcatggcaatgataatataaatggaaataatgatggcaatgataatataaatagaaataatcatggtgatgataatataaatagaaataatgatggcaatgataatataaatagaaataatgatgatgatgatgcTTGTATGGATAATACTACCAATAAAGATGaagaattaataaaaagtgatgaaaaaaataaaaaagttGAAAGAAATATAGAAAGAGATGGATTTACAAAGAGACGTATAGAAAGAGATGGATTTACAAAGAGACgtaattataatattttacattataattattataaagatattaGAATAAATAGAAAGAATTCAAATATATCTCCAAAATGGgttttaaaatatttagaTGATGAGTTATCAAATTATTCGTCTGATAAATCGAGTATAggtttatatataaaaaaaggaaattacataaataataataatattaataggAAAAAGGTTAagatgatgaagaagaaaaagagtagtgtatatttaaataaaataaatagtAATATACCCAATAACAAGTGTGATGATATTTCCTATTCATTaactaataataataaattagaAAAATTGAAAGAAAGAGGACgtaagaaatataaaaggaatattcaaaagaataaagaaatatttttttataataacagtattgaaatatattgtaatagtgtttatataaaaaccTTATATATCTGTTTTATATTAAGATTTCTAGAATTATGGAAAAGTTGgtataaaataaaatataatgaagatgtgataaataattttaatgaaTACATTATTGATAATTTACCTGGTGGTAtagatataaatttatttttattaagtTATATATCTATGTATCCATATGATAAAAGTATTAGATTAGAATTACAGaattatatgtatagaATATTACGTAATATTAGTGATAAGTTATtagataaatatacaaaGACATGTACAGAAATCttaagaataaataataagaagaaaagaataataGAAAAGAATATAGATGAGATATCATTATATGATACAAGTGgaacatatattatatctataaTAATACCAAAAATAGgatgtttatatttatatccaTTTATATATGCAGATGAAATATCattaacattattattattattattattagtaAAATCTGAATATTTAACAAGTTgtaaaacattttatacTAATGCTAGTATGATAACATTAATAATACATcatatatgttattatatatttgtagataccaaatattttttagaaaaaaatattaaatttaataaatttaaattatttcattttatacatttattatcattaagTTTTTCTATAACTTGGGATCTACAAATGTTAATACAAAAAGGaatatttacaaataatatgaaaaatgtATCTAATGTTACTTTTAAtttatgtttaaaaaaagaagattTTATATTCAATGAAAGATTAGTTAATgagaattattataaagCATTAAAAGATTATTATGTGCATGCagaaataaatattgataaaaatgataataaaatcttaaataattctttgagagaaataaatttgaaaaattatttagAAGATTATTtggaatatataaataatgtaaGTGATATAGAGTTGGATAAAATGGAAGGTAATGAATctaatcaaaataatatcaacagtaataataatatgaatagtaataacaatatgattaattcttttgataataacttttcatatattagtaatgaggaaaaatataatatacgAAATAAATCGtatgaattattaaagATCACAAATTTGATGGATACCAATGGtagtagtaataataataataataataataataataataataataataataataataataataataataataataataataataataataataataataataataataataataatagtaataatagtGGTTATGTATCTAGatttcataaaaaatattccttggtagataagaaaaataaaaatgtggatgataataataataatgataatataaaacGTGATACTTcttatataacattttatgataacagttataataaattagatacttatgatatatatggacatattaataaatataatgaaaatactaatatacatttgaataaatatgatattggtgataataaacatgattatataacaaataaatatgaagagaaaaagaataaaaagaaggctttattttcaaaacattataataatgagaatttaaaacatagtgataataatatggaaaatgatattagtatatatagaattaatgaacataattatataaatatatgtcactttattttaaatatatttgaattatatacattatcattaaataatattagttttttaaaaatattaataaatataggAAGATTAGAaccatttttatttttaaaaacattaCATTATATAACTGGAAATATGCATAAAAAGGTATCatcaataaataaaattttatttctattaataattttaataaaaaattataagtgtatatttatatggtatatgaatataattattgatatattattaaattcatTAGATCCATCAAATAATGTGAGAattttatgtttaaaattatcaacaagtctaatatatacattagtcaagtattataatatatgttcatttaATAAGTTTACACAAAAACTAGCTGTAgcaaataatataaataaatgtatatatctatatgatttaaaaagtgcaaagaaattaaaaatattccaaggacataaaaaatatatagattGCATAAAATTTAATACTAATGGAACAGCTCTAGCTTCCTATTCAAAATTAGActtatcttttaaattatgGAATTGTACCAATGTAGGATTATTTAGTGGCTTCTTAAAAATACAATCCAAATGTGCACGTGATATACAACTATCGAAAATTAAATCTAGTTATCTTTATCTCTCAGATAGTTATATTGATATtacttataaaaaaaaaaatgaatgGATATTAAAAAGGGAAGACAACGCAATAtatctaatatatatatga